The Myxococcales bacterium genome contains the following window.
ACCAGCCGTTGACGAAGACCTCGAGCGAGTTGAGGCCGCGGCGGTCGAGGGCCTCGACGAACAGCGACCACCCCGCGGCCACCGGGCCCGGCGCGGGCAGCGTGATGCTGACCATCGGCGGCGGCACGTCGGCGCCCGTGCCGACGTTGCGGCGCAGGATCTGGTGGGTGTTGCTGGTCGCGCCGCCGCACTGGCACGGGACCGCCGCGTCGGTGCCGCACCGCATCGGCAGGTTGCGGAAGAACTTCTGCCCGCAGTTCGAGATGTAGGTCATCGGATCGGAGCACTCGAACACGTGCTCGAGGCCGTAGATGTGCCCGGCCTCGTGGGCCACGGTCGCGCACAGCTCGATCACGTCGTTGGCGTGCGAGTTGGCGAACGCGTAGCCGATCCAGAACCCGCCCTGGGAGCAGTCGCCGGTCGCCGGCGCGATGCCGAGGAGCGTGCCGCCCTGCGGCTCGTCCAGGCCGATGTCGGCGGCGTGCCCGGCCACGACCATCTCGATGTGGCCGACGCCGGCCGCCGGCGGCTCGGTCACGACCTCGACGCCGTACGGCAGGTAGGTGTCGCGGACGCAGGCCACGACCGCGTCCCAGGTGGCGTCGCCGTGCATGAACGGCGGCACCGTCGAGTCCAGGCGCGCGATCGACGACACGTTGCTGGCCGAGCTGTCGCTGGCCCGGCTGCCGGCGGTGATCGCGCAGCCGGTGGCGCAGCGGTTGAGGTAGAGGATGTCGGTGGCCTGCGCGTTGTAGACGTTGGGCCGGTAGCCGGCGTCGCCGGGCTGGGGCCGGCCGATGATCACGACGTCGTCGTGCGAGATCGGCCCGGCGGCCGCGGTGACGACGGAGCAGGCGAGGATAGCGGCGACGACGGACCAGCGCATGCGGCACCGTAGCGACTCCCGGGCGCCCTGTCAGGACCAACCCGCCGATCGCCCCGCGGCGATTCGGCGCGGGCCGCTCATTGGGGCGGGCCGCCGGCGCCGGCCCAGATCGGGTCACGGCCATGGCGTCGAGGAGCGTGGCCACGCTGGACGGCGCGCGGCTCCAGAGCGCCGTCCAGGTCCGCAGGGCGTGGGGCCTGACCTGCCCGGTGCAGACCGCGTACTGGATGGCGCCGCTCCAGCCCTGGGACGCGCCCCAGCTGCCCCAGGTCACCGGCAGCGCGACATGGCAGCTGCAACGGCCGCACCTGCGGGGCGAGCGCGGGTCCGCCTCGCCCCTGGAGCGGGCCGCGCGCATCGATCGGCTCCACGTCATGCGCCACGCCGGCAAGACCCTGGTCGCCCCCTCGACGCCGTGGACGGATCGCCATCACCCGGTCGGAGCACTGGTGCCCGGCACCAGCCTGACCTGGCGACATGCCTCCCTGGAACTTCAGCGGCGCGTTCGCCCCGCCGCCCGGGTCACCACGGCGCGCGGTACATGACGTCCGAGCGCAGCACGTACTTGACGCCGGCCTCGACCGGCGCGCCCTCGTGCAGGAGCGCGTGCTGGAACCACACCGCGGCGCCGCGCGCGGGCGTGACCTCGACGCGATGCTCGAGGAAGTTGGTGGCGCCGCCGGCGCAACCCTCGTCGAGATAGAGGAGGAACGTCAGCTGGCTGCGCTCGTCGGGGCCGCGGATGAACGCGCCGTCGTAGTGCGGCGCGAACCGCTGGCCGGGCGTGTAGCGGTAGCCGCGGAACCGCTCGTTGAGGCCGACCGGGTGCATCTCGCACAAGGTCGGCGGCACCAGCGGCGCGAGGCGCGCGTAGAGCCGCGCGGCCAGCTCGACGTCGTCGAACATGACCCGCGCGTTGTTGCGCACGTCCGGGCGCATCTCGAAGCCGCGCCCGGTCGTGATCGGCGCGACGTCGGGGCCGAGCGCCTCGATCCGCGCGATCAGGGCCGCGCACTCGTCGGCGCTGGCGAACTCGGCGATGCGCGCGACCAGCGGCGCGCCGCCGTCGAGGCGATCGCCGTCGAGGTAGGGCCGCGGGAAGCCGGGGACCAGGATGTCGAGCTGCATTCCGTTAGTGTAACTGGTACAATAATAGAAGCAAGTGTCGGTCGCCGCCGGTCGCCGCCGGGGTCACGGCCGCGGCATCGGGTTGGCGCAGGTCTCGACCACGCGCTCGAACCGGAACGGCTCCTCGAGCACCTCGATCGCGCTGACGTCGGTGACGCCGAGATCGGCGGCGATCCTGGGCTCGGGCGGCGACGGCTGGCCGCAGCCATAGCCGCACGAGTCGACCTCGAGCGTGTAGGTCTTGATCGTCGGCTGCAGGCGCACCACGGCGACCTGGCCGTCGGGGCGCTGGAGGTAGACGTAGCCGATGCCGACCTCGCAGCCGCACGAGTCCCCGGCGGCGCAGGTGGGGCCGGCGAACGCGAGCGTGCCGCTCGGTAGACGGAAGAGCGCGTCGCCGGGGCCGGCGCCGGTCGCGCGGTCAGCCAGGGGCTCCGGCGTCGGCGGCGGTTGATCTTCGAGCGACGGCGGGTGGCCGCCGAAGCGATCGGGATCGTCGACGCCGACGGTCGCGGGCTGGAACGGCGCGCCGCCGAAGCGGGCCTGGGCCCGGGCGACCGCGGCGTCGTAGGCGCCGGTGTTGTGGCGGCTGACCTCCGCGGGCGACGGGGGCGAGCCACAGGCGGCGAGGGCGAGGAGCACGAGCGCGATGCGCATGGCCTGTCAACGTCGCGGGCCGGCGCCGCTTACGGTCACCGCGGCGGTACCCGCCCCGACGTCCGCGCCCGGCCGTGCGGTACCATCGCGACATGTCGATCTCGTTCTTCGAGAAGCTCATGCAGGAGGAGTCCGAGTGGAATGACGAGCGGCGGCTCATCGACGCCGGCGCCCGCGCCGATCGCGCGCTGGCGGTCGCCAACGAGCACGCGCTCGACGCGACGCTGGCGACCGAGCGCCTCGAGCAGCGCCTCGCCGCCCAGACCCGGCAGCTCAAGACCCTGCGCGCCGTGGTCGGCGTGCTCACGACGATGCTCAAGGACAGCGGCGCGCTCGACGGCGACATGCTCGACATCCGGCTCGAGGCCGCGATCGCCAACAGCGAGGACGAGATCGAGCGCGTCGTGATGGTGGCCTGCGCCCGCTGCCGGGCTCAGGTCGAGCGTGCGCGCACCGTGGTCACCGCCGCGGGCACCGTGTGCGATCGCTGCCACGCGACGCCGTGACGCGGCGACCGCCGCGACGCCGCGACGGCCGCGACCACTGTGGCGCCGCGACGGCCGTGACCACTGTGGCGCCGCGACGGCCGTGACGCGGCGGCGCCGCGACGGCCGTGACCACTGCGGCGCCGCGATGGCCGTGACGCGGCGGCGCCGCGATGTCCGTGACGCCGCGACCGGCGTGACGGCCGCGGTCCCGGCGCAAGGTGCGCGCGATGGCCGTGACGCGGCGGCGCCGCGATGTCCGTGACGCCGCGACGGGCGTGACGGCCGCGGTCCCGGCGCAAGGTGCGCGCGGACCCAGGGGCGCGATCGCGCAGATACGCGAGGCTTGCGCGAACCGGGGTGTCCAGGCTGGCACGAGAGATGCTGCGACGATCGGCATGACCCCGCGCATGTCCTGCGTCCTCGCCGCCGCGCTCGCCTGCGTCGCCGCGGGCTGCGGCTCGCGCTCCGACGCGCGCGCCACCGTCTCGACCGGGCGCGACGGCGGTCCGGTCGGCGCCGCGACCACCGACGGTGGGACCCGCGACGCCGGCACCGCCCTGGCCCGGCACATGGCCGAGCACCTGGCCCGGGTCTCGCGCCTGCAGGCCGCCGTGGTCCTCGGCCAGCTCGAGGTCGCCCGCGACGAGGCCCGCTGGGTCGTCAGCCATCCCGAGCACGCGGCCATGACCGACGCGGTCGCGGCGGTCACGCGCCTGCGCGCGGCCGCCGAGCAAGTGGTGGCCGCGCCGGATCTGCCCGCCGCCGCGGCGGCGACCGCGCGGCTCGGCGCCGACTGCGCCGCCTGCCACAGCGAGCGCGGGGTGATCGTCGCGTTCGCGTGGGACGCGCTGCCCGACGACGAGCCCGCGCTCGCGCGGCAGATGCAGCGCCACCAGTGGGCCGCGGCCCGGCTGTGGGAGGGGCTGGTCGGCCCCGCCGACGAGCTGTGGCGCACCGGCGCCGACACACTCGCGACCCTGCGCCTCGATCCCGGCGGACTGGCCACCGGCGCCGACGGTGAGGCGGTCAAGGCCGCGCTCGCGCGGGTGCGGGCGCTGGCCAGCCAGGCCAACAGCGTGCGCGATCAGCCCAGCCGGGTCGCGCTCTACGGCGAGCTGCTGACGACCTGCGTCAGCTGCCACGCGGTGGTGCACCGCGGCCCGCGCCCGATGCCGTGAGCCGTCACGGCGCCGCGGTCGGCGCCGGCTCGACGTCGGCCCACCACGCCGCGAGTTCGACCTCGATCGCCGCGAACGGCTCGAGCGCGACCACCGCGTCGTCGCCCCACACCCCGACGATCAGCCACAGATCCTCGGGCGTGCGGCGCAGCACCTCGACCGTGCGCGCCAGCGGGTCGACCAGCCACGCGTGGCCGACCCCGGCCCGGGCGTAGACCGCGAGCTCGCGGCGGCGGTCGAGCTTCTCGGTCGAGGGTGACAGCACCTCGCAGACCCAGTCGGGCGCGAGCTCGATGCCGACCGTGTCCGGCAGCACCGGCACGCGCTCGCGCCGCCACGCGGCCAGGTCCGGGACGAGCACGTCATCTCCGAGGCGCAGCTCGGGTCCGAACAGGACGATCCAGCCGCCCGGGCCGCCGCGGCCGCGATCGAACGGGGCCATGAGATCGCCGCCGAGCACGGTCGCCGCGCGCGCGTGGCGCGGGCGGGGGCGCGGGCTCAGGTGCAACACGCCGTCGATCAGCTCGGCGATCTGATCCTCGGGCGCGGCCACCAGGTCGGCGTAGGTCGCGCGGCGCGGCGGCTGGCTCATGGCCGCACGGTATCGCGCGCGCGTGGGCTCGGCCACGGCGATCGCCCGGACCCCAGGGCTCACCTGCGTTGACCCGCTGCGCTGCGCCTCTTGCGCGATCTCTTCGTTGCGTACTCGCCGGGTACACCCGGTAACCGCCTCCGCCGCGCCTCGACCTCGCGCAAGATGCTGTGCGGATCGAGATCAACCCAGGTGAGCCCTGGGGTTACCGGGCCCACCAGCTCGTCGGTGGGTTGCGGCCGTCGTCGGCGAACAGGCCCTCGCGCCGGAGCTCGTGGAAGTCGGCGATGCCGAGCGCGGCGCGCGGCTCGAGCGCGAGCAGCGCCACCGGCCGGCCGCGCGGCCGCGGCGTCGGCACGCGCTTGCCGGCGCGGCGCCAGAGCGTGGCTCGAGCGCCGCGGCCCGGGTCGTGGGGCGACACCGGCGCGGCCGGCGCGGCCGGGCCGGCGGCGGCGTCGAGCGCGTCGGGCGCGTCGAGCGCGTCGAGCGGGCCGAGCGCGTCGGGCGCGAGCGGCGGCGGTGGCGGTGGCGGCGCCGACCAGCCCGGCGTGGTGCCGCGGTCGTCGTCGTCACGCGGCGGCATGGGCGCCTCCGATGCTGGCGACCGCGAGCTTGGCCTGCTTGACCAGCTGCGCCCGCAGCGCGTCGGCCAGGGCCGGATTCTCGTCGAGGTGGGCCGCGACCTTGTCCTTGCCCTGGCCCAGCTTCTGGCCGCCGTACGAGTACCAGGCGCCGGACTTCTCGACGACGCCGAGCTTCTCGGCGGTGTCGACCAGCTCGCCGGGCTTGTTGATCCCCACGCCGTAGAGGATCTCGAACTCGGCCTCGCGGAACGGCGGCGCCAGCTTGTTCTTGACGACCTTGACCTTGACCTCGCTGCCGACCGACTCCTCGCCGCGCTTGATGACCTTCTTCTTGCGGATGTCGAGCCGCACCGAGCAGTAGAACTTGAGCGCGTTGCCGCCGGTCGTGGTCTCGGGGGTGCCGTAGACGATGCCGATCTTCTGGCGGAGCTGATTGATGAAGATGACGGCGCTCCGCGTGCGGCTGATGATCGCGGTCAGCTTGCGCAGGGCCTGGCTCATCAGCCGGGCCTGCAGGCCCATGTGGGCGTCGCCCATCTCGCCCTCGATCTCGGCCTTGGGCGTGAGCGCCGCGACCGAGTCGACGACGATCAGATCGATCGCGCCGGTGCGCACGAGCGTGTCGACGATCTCGAGCGCCTGCTCGCCGTTGTCGGGCTGCGACACCAGCAGGTCGTCGAGCTGCACGCCCAGGCGCCGGGCGTACTCGACGTCGAGCGCGTGCTCGGCGTCGATGAACGCGCACACGCCGCCCGCGCGCTGGGCCTCGGCGATGGCGTGGAGCGTGAGCGTGGTCTTGCCCGACGACTCCGGCCCGTAGATCTCGATGATGCGCCCGCGCGGCAGCCCGCCGGTGCCGAGCGCCACGTCGAGCGCGATCGAGCCGGTCGGGATGACCTCGACCTCCTGCGTCTCGCTGCCGTCGAGACGCATCAGCGACCCCGACCCGAACTGCTTGTGGATGACCTTGATCGCCTCGGCGATCGCCTTCTGCTTCTTGTCTGACGACATTCCTACCTCCGCCGCGCCCCCATCGCACGCCACGTGCCAGCGCCAACCCCGCGGATCGCCGTCCCCGCCGTCCGGGATCCGGACACCGCGACCGGTCCCCGCCCACTCCCGCCCGGACATCGGACGCCGCCCGCTGTCCGACTCGCCCGCCCGCCGCGCCGCCGCGCGGTCAGGCCGCCGCGCCGCCGGGCGCCGCACCTCACCCGATCGTCAGCGGCCGCCGGGCGCCGCACCTCACCCGATCGTCAGCGGCCGCCGGGCGCCGCACCTCACCCGATCGTCAGCCGCCGGCCGGGCGCCGCACCTCACCCGATCGTCAGCGGCCGCCGGGCGCCGCACCTCACCCGATCGTCAGCGGCCCAGCGGCCGCCGGGCGCCGCACCTCACCCGATCGTCCGCCGCCGGCGCGGGCGCCGCACCTCACCCGATCGTCAGCGGCCGCCGGGCGCCGCACCTCACCCGATCGTCAGCGGCCGCCGGGCGCCGCACCTCACCCGATCGTCAGCGGCCGCCGGGCGCCGCACCTCACCCGATCGTCAGCGGCCGCCGGGCGCCGCACCTCACCCGACCGTCGGCCGCCGGGCGCCGCACCTCACCCGATCGTCAGCGACCGCCGGGCGCCGGACCTCACCCGATCGTCAGCGGACCGTCGATGCTGTGGCGCCCGCGGGCGGTGCCGGCGCGCGCCCGATAGACTCCGGCAATGTCGACGCGGATCGCCCTCGCCAACCTGCCGTATCCAGCCACCCCGGACCAGTCGGTCGAGCTCGCCGTCGACGCCGTCGCGCGCGCGGGGCGCGTGGGGGCGCGCGTCGTGTGCTTTCCCGAGTGCTACGTGCCGGGGTACCGCGGGCTCGGGCACGCACCGCCAGCGCCGGACCGCGCGTTCCTCGAGGGCGCGTGGCGCGCGCTGGCCGGGGCCGCCGCCGCCGCGCGGGTCGCGGTGGTGCTGGGCACCGAGCGGGTCGTCGACGGTGCCGTGGTCGCGACCGCGCTGGTGATCGACGACCGCGGGGACCGGCTCGGCTTCCAGGACAAGGTGCAGATCGATCCGAGCGAGGAGGGCGTGTACACGCCCGGCCGCGAGCGTCACGTGTTCCGGACCGGCGACCTGACGTTCGGCGTCGTGATCTGCCACGAGGGCTGGCGCTACCCCGAGACCGTGCGGTTCGCGGCGCGGCGCGGCGCGCAGGTCGTGTTCCATCCCCACTATCAACCGGCCGAGCCCGGCGGGTATCGACCGTCGACGTTCGCCGACCCGGCGAACACGTTCCACGAGAAGGCGGTCCTGTGCCGCGCGGCGGAGAACACGTGCTACTTCGCCAGCGTCAACTACGCGAGCGAGGGCTCGGGGACGACCTCCGCGATCGCGAACCCCGACGGCACGCTGCTCGCCCATCAGCCCTACGGCCAGGCCGGGCTGCTGGTCGCGGACCTCGACCTCGCGCTCGCCACTGGCCTGCTCGCGAGCCGCTGCAAGAGTTGACACCTGCGCCTGCCCGCTGCGCGCGACGGCCCTCACCCGACGAGCCGGTCGAGCTTGCCGTGTTCACGTTCGACGCCTGACGCTCATCGCCGTCGGCGCGGCGTCACCTTGACCAGGGTGTCGGGCAGGCACGGGGAGATCATGACCGGCGACAGCGCGGCGGCGGGGCCGATGCGGCGGGCGCGGACGGTCACGCGGTCGGTCATGCGCACCGGCAGCGCCTGGCCGCAGGCCCCCACCGCGGTGGTCACGTTGAGCACCTCGCCGACGTGCGTGCCCCGCTGGGCCTTGGCGACGCGCACGCGAAAGGACGGCCGGCCGCCGTCGAACGCCACGTCGACCTTGCCCTCGGCGATGATCAGGTCGCCGGCGACGACCAGCGGCACGCTGGCGCCCGCGATCGCCGCGCTCGACGCCGGGCCGAGGGCCGTCAGGTCGGCCGCGATGGCGGCGCCCGTGACGACGCGAGCGGTGTCGTCGCCGCGACAGCCGCCGACCAGCCCCTTGAGCGGGACGTAGATCAGCGCCTCGTCTCCGGGCAGCAGCTGGAAGCCGCAGTCGGAGGCATCGACCTCGAGCGCGAGGTCGGCGCCAGCGGTGGCGCCCTGCCAGGCCTGGGTGACATGGAAGGTGATCGCGGCGCGCCCACGGCCGGCCGACTTCACCTCAACTGCGCGGCCGAGCGCGACCACGCCGAGGCGGCCCCGGGCCGACGCGACGGTGTTGGGGCCGGCGCAGTCGCAGGCGCTGGCTGTGGACGGTGCGGCGGCCAGGGCGGCCACGGTGGCCAGGGCGGCCAGGAGGAGCGAACGGCGGAGGGCGGGCGTCATGAACCGAACAGACGCGCGACCGCGGCCGATGATCTGACCGGCGTGGCCGCCGCGGGCGCCAGCCGCGATCCGCCCGGCCCGAAGATCTGCCCGCGACTCCCGGCGCGCGCCGCCGCGGGAGCTAGCATGGCGACCATGTGCGGCCGGTATCCCTCGACGCGCGCGGCGCCATTGATCGACGCGATCGAGGCGGCGCTGGTGGACGACGCGACGGTGGCGGGGGTGCTGGCGATGGCGCCGGGCATGCCGGCGGGGCTGACGTCGTGGTGGGCGCCGCGGTGGAACGTGGCGCCGACCCAGCCGGTGCGCGCGGTGGTGCTGATCGAGGGCGCGCCGCGGCTGACGCTGGCGCGCTGGGGCGTGCTGGCGCCGCCGCGCGGGCCGTCGCTGGCGCCGGTGATCAACGCCCGGGCCGAGACCCTGGCGACGAGCCGCCTGTTCGGCAAGACGCTGGCGACCGCGCGCTGCCTGGTGGTGGCCGACGGCTTCTACGAGTGGCGCGACGTCGGCGCCGGGCGCGCGCCGGTGCGGATCGCGCCCGACGAGGACGGCCCGGCGATCACGCTGGGCGCGGTGGCGCGGCTCGCCCGGCGCGACGGCGTCGAGGTCACCGAGCTGGCGATCATCACGACCGCGGCCAGCGCGCTGGTGGCGCCGATCCACGAGCGCCAGCCGGCGGTGATCGAGCCCGCCGACCGCGCGCGCTGGCTCGATCCAGGCGCGCCGCTCGACGGCCTCGCCGACCTGCTGGCGCCGTCGACGCTGGCGGGCTGGACCGCGACCGCGGCGCCGCGCTGGCTCAACAGCTCGCGCGTCGAACACGGCGCGGCGGCGGACTGATCGCGCACCTCGGCGACCGCGCGCCGCCTGGCTCAACAGCTCGCGCGTCGAGCACGGCGCGGCGGCGGACTGATCGCGCACCTCGGCGACCGCGGCGCCGCGCTGGCTCGACAGCTCGCGCGTCGAACACGGCGCGGCGGCGGACTGATCGCGCACCTCGGCGACCGCGGCCCGCGACGCGATCGTCACCGGACGCGCCGGCGCGGATCGATCGCGCGCACCGCACGCGCCGCGGCCAGGTCCGAGTTACGGACAGTCGGCGGGGACGCCGCTGCCGGGCGCGGTGGGATCGAAGCCGTCGCTGCAGAAGTCCTCGGGCGCCTGGCCGTAGTGCGCGTCGATGAACGCGCCGAGCGCGGGCAGGTCGAAGCAGTCGGAGCGCAGCGACCAGCCCCAGGCGCTGGCGGCGAACGTGGTGTCGAGCAGCGGATCGGGCGTGACGATGAAGCGGTTGCGCAGCGGCGGGACGCACAGCGGGTCGGCGGGGCGCGCGGCCAGGAACGCGTCGAGGGCGGCCAGCTCGGCGGCGCACCCGGCGGGGCAGTTGTAGGTCACGACCACGGCGCCGTGCTCCATGCTGTGGACCCAGAAGCCGCGCGGCACGCGATCGGCGTAGGCCTTGAAGCGCGCCCACAGCGGGTAGTGCGGGCCCGAGGTCGGCGGGTTGGTGGCGTAGGTGATCGGCGTGCACTGCGCGACGTGGATCCCGGGCGCGAGCGCGGCGCTGGCGATGGAGGTCGTGCACGTGGGCCCGTCGGGCGCGCCGCCGTCGAGGTCGCCGCCGTCGGGCCCGCCGCCGTCGAGGTCGCCGCCGTCGAGGTCGCCGCCGTCGGGCGCGTCGAGGTCGCCGCCGTCGAGGTTGCCGCCGTCGAGGTCGCCGGGCGCGTCGGGCGCGGGCCCGTCGTCGGTGGCGTCGCCGGCCGTGGCGTCGATGGCCGCGCCGTCGATCACCGTCGCGTCGGCCCCGGCGGCGTCGAGGTCGTCGGCGCGCTCGTGCAGGTTGTCGCCGCACGCTCCGAGCGCGCACGCCGCGGCGCCCGCGATCCCGACGAGCAAG
Protein-coding sequences here:
- a CDS encoding 2OG-Fe(II) oxygenase → MQLDILVPGFPRPYLDGDRLDGGAPLVARIAEFASADECAALIARIEALGPDVAPITTGRGFEMRPDVRNNARVMFDDVELAARLYARLAPLVPPTLCEMHPVGLNERFRGYRYTPGQRFAPHYDGAFIRGPDERSQLTFLLYLDEGCAGGATNFLEHRVEVTPARGAAVWFQHALLHEGAPVEAGVKYVLRSDVMYRAPW
- a CDS encoding Uma2 family endonuclease codes for the protein MSQPPRRATYADLVAAPEDQIAELIDGVLHLSPRPRPRHARAATVLGGDLMAPFDRGRGGPGGWIVLFGPELRLGDDVLVPDLAAWRRERVPVLPDTVGIELAPDWVCEVLSPSTEKLDRRRELAVYARAGVGHAWLVDPLARTVEVLRRTPEDLWLIVGVWGDDAVVALEPFAAIEVELAAWWADVEPAPTAAP
- the recA gene encoding recombinase RecA; protein product: MSSDKKQKAIAEAIKVIHKQFGSGSLMRLDGSETQEVEVIPTGSIALDVALGTGGLPRGRIIEIYGPESSGKTTLTLHAIAEAQRAGGVCAFIDAEHALDVEYARRLGVQLDDLLVSQPDNGEQALEIVDTLVRTGAIDLIVVDSVAALTPKAEIEGEMGDAHMGLQARLMSQALRKLTAIISRTRSAVIFINQLRQKIGIVYGTPETTTGGNALKFYCSVRLDIRKKKVIKRGEESVGSEVKVKVVKNKLAPPFREAEFEILYGVGINKPGELVDTAEKLGVVEKSGAWYSYGGQKLGQGKDKVAAHLDENPALADALRAQLVKQAKLAVASIGGAHAAA
- a CDS encoding carbon-nitrogen hydrolase family protein, whose product is MSTRIALANLPYPATPDQSVELAVDAVARAGRVGARVVCFPECYVPGYRGLGHAPPAPDRAFLEGAWRALAGAAAAARVAVVLGTERVVDGAVVATALVIDDRGDRLGFQDKVQIDPSEEGVYTPGRERHVFRTGDLTFGVVICHEGWRYPETVRFAARRGAQVVFHPHYQPAEPGGYRPSTFADPANTFHEKAVLCRAAENTCYFASVNYASEGSGTTSAIANPDGTLLAHQPYGQAGLLVADLDLALATGLLASRCKS
- a CDS encoding SOS response-associated peptidase, which codes for MCGRYPSTRAAPLIDAIEAALVDDATVAGVLAMAPGMPAGLTSWWAPRWNVAPTQPVRAVVLIEGAPRLTLARWGVLAPPRGPSLAPVINARAETLATSRLFGKTLATARCLVVADGFYEWRDVGAGRAPVRIAPDEDGPAITLGAVARLARRDGVEVTELAIITTAASALVAPIHERQPAVIEPADRARWLDPGAPLDGLADLLAPSTLAGWTATAAPRWLNSSRVEHGAAAD
- a CDS encoding DUF3105 domain-containing protein; its protein translation is MVEPPAMAFRTLLVGIAGAAACALGACGDNLHERADDLDAAGADATVIDGAAIDATAGDATDDGPAPDAPGDLDGGNLDGGDLDAPDGGDLDGGDLDGGGPDGGDLDGGAPDGPTCTTSIASAALAPGIHVAQCTPITYATNPPTSGPHYPLWARFKAYADRVPRGFWVHSMEHGAVVVTYNCPAGCAAELAALDAFLAARPADPLCVPPLRNRFIVTPDPLLDTTFAASAWGWSLRSDCFDLPALGAFIDAHYGQAPEDFCSDGFDPTAPGSGVPADCP